A segment of the Scomber japonicus isolate fScoJap1 chromosome 5, fScoJap1.pri, whole genome shotgun sequence genome:
AACAAGAGAAGTCGGATAAAAAAAATACCACAGAGCACCACAGGCTTTACAGGATATTTAGCTTGTTTATGTTGGTGCCTACAGTTCTcctaaaaaaaagtacatgtaggGGTCCACACATTTAAACTGTATTGCGGCACAAAGTAAATCAACTGAAACCCATAATGGTTACTGTGTATCTATTGTGCTGTAGATGAAGACTGCAGCCAAATCATAGCAAAGCAAAAGTAGTCCAGCAAACTGTAGCGGTACATTTGTGTAGGCCATAGGGAGCCCTGTCAGGTTGATTAGTGTCCAATAAGCAAGGGGAGCAGATGCATAGACAAGATAGCAACtgactttttattcttttagaGAAAGACTAAACTAGAGATCATAACAGGGAGGGAAGATGTTATAGATGTAAAGTTTTACAGGATATTTATCTTCACAGGAACTCCACTTAGACATTTATGCTGTAATTAGTCCCAACCTGGCATTGTGATCAGCTGATATGTCCATATACACAGAGGAACTAGACTGTTTAAGTCTTTCTCACATGAGTGCAGCAAACACTCATGACCATTCTCACCATACAGGAGGAAAACATACAGAATGTTGAACGGCATAATAATCCGAGGTGGATTAGATTCATGCAGAAAGCTAATTAAGTAATTACTGTACATTTTCACCCTAGCTGAGCCGCAGTGGGAAACAGAAAATTAGATTGAGGCCATTGTATTAGCAGTGTGTATTTCTCTGTTAACACAATTACTCTGAAATCAATTTTCTCTTCAGAGTTGATTATCCTTGGAAATGCCTGCAGCAGCATCCTTCTAATTGCTGGTTGAATTTTCACAAATCAATTTCATCATTCGCAGTAtggaacccctaaccctaacccacaatttcatttttgtttttaaacccTAGGCATACATTATTATTCCAGTTTTATTTACTTAATTAAGTCCTCAGTGATTGTCAAGAGCTGGAAGGTTTACACATTCAGTGCTCTTCATTTCCCTGATGGGATGACTGATCATTAAGTATTTAACAGCTCGTGACCTCAGTTACAATGGTCTCAACCAGCAGGTATAATTTTGAACACACCTTTGCACACCTTTGTACAGTCAGTACTGATATGACACATTGTTAGTCTATGATTTGCATGTGTTCACTTAGTGCCTAATAAAGATAATTGCACGGTACACTGTCTTTATCTTTATTAGCCCCTTAATGTAATGGAGTTTAGGTAGGccatattgattatttttttgcgTAAGTGAGCCACTTCTTAGCTTTACTCAGCTGACCCTAAATATTGCTGCtatttttatcttcattttattGTAGCTGTGTTTGCAATAGTATTCATCTGTTGATGTGAATGAAAAcatctgaactgaactgaaatttATTGagaattataaatatttataaattattataaatactcagaatataaattaaatctaaatactattataaataaatataattatatatatatgatcaaAGATAAAgaatgtgtacatatatatatatatggatagatagatacaatatcagtcaaaagtttggacatacCTTCCTATTcctttgaatgagaaagtgtgtccaaactttgaAATCTgtgcagcattttattttttctttcaatctTTCGACTGCCTCAGTATATCTGTATCCTCCCATCCTGCAGGTGGAGTGTGAGAAGACAGCGCTGCTAATTAACTTGCAGGAATCACAGACccagctgcagcacacacaggGTGCCCTGACCGAGCAGAATGAGCGGGTCCATCGCCTCACAGAGCGTGTCAATGCCATGAAACGTCTCAATGAGGACAAAGAGCTTGCTGACCCACAGGAGAGTGAGAAGCCTGACGGTGGTTCTTTGTCACCCCCAACCAATGGTCACCATGATCCTGATATACATGGGTTTGAGATCCTGGAGTGTAAGTACAAGGTGGCGGTGACAGAGGTGATCGACCTGAAAGCAGAGCTCAAGGCCCTGAAGGAGAAATACAACCAGGCTGTGGAGGGGCAAGGAGACAGCCACAGTGACGACAGGGTTCAGACACTGAATGAACAGGTTTGTTATTAGTatctgcactttgtttttattgctacACTAATTGCAACATTCCCCTCTGCAGCCAAGAATCTCCTTACTCTTCTTTTATTGGAGGCTATTGGCATAGTTCTGTTTTGTGAATGTCTCAACTGATTTTTTTCAAGCAGGTAACACATTTGGAGCGGAGTTGTCGTGAGGGCAGAGAGAAGGTTGCGAGCCTGGAGGCAGAGCTCCGAGCAGCCTCAAGCACAGCCACAGAGAGCCAGGGAATGTTGAACACAGCACAGGATGAGCTGGTAACCTTCAGTGAGGAATTGGCCCAGCTCTACCATCACGTCTGCCTGTGCAACAATGAGACACCCAATCGTGTCATGCTCGACTACTACCGTCAGAGCCGTGTCACACGCAGCGGCAGCCTGAAAGGTTCTGATGACCCCCGGGCATTGCTTTCACCTCGCCTGGCACGACGCCTTGCTGCAGCCTCTGCAGCCTGCTCCTCTGAGTCCCCTCGCAGTCCCATGGACTCCCCATCCAAAGACGCCCATAATAGTGATACACCAACCAACACAGTGGACTCCCCTGCTTACCAGGGCAGCCCCACCCGCAACTCCATGGGCTCCCCGGTCATCAGCATCTCTCCTTGCCCATCTCCAGTGCCCTCAGAGACGGGCGGTGACCTGCGGAAGGAGCCCATGAATATCTACAACCTGAATGCCATCATCAGAGACCAGATCAAACACCTCCAGAGGGCTGTTGACCGCTCACTGCAGCTGTCCAGGCAGAGGGCTGCAGCAAGGGAGCTGGCACCCATGcttgacaaagacaaagagtCCTGCATGGAGGAAATACTCAAACTCAAGTCCCTGCTCAGTACCAAGAGAGAGCAGATTGCCACACTCAGGCTGGTTTTGAAGGCTAATAAACaggtgaaaaatgaaggaaattaTGCAATATCTTGGGTAgacagtgggtttttttgtgtacagtatatgctgTAATGAGATGTTAAATCTGATTATCCATATTGCAGACAGCAGAGGTTGCACTGGCTAATTTGAAGAGCAAGTATGAGAATGAAAAGGCGATGGTGACAGAGACCATGATGAAGCTGAGGAATGAGCTGAAGGCTCTGAAAGAAGATGCTGCCACCTTTTCGTCTCTCAGGGCCATGTTTGCCACAAGGTGAAAGGGGTTCTGGAAATATGAAATGactaaaatgcaaaaacaaaaatataaactttccatttacagtgtaaaaacTGCATACGGATTTGATATATATTGATGTAAATAATGATTTGTTTCTAAAAATCTCTCTCTGTAGATGTGATGAGTATGTTACCCAGCTGGATGAGATGCAGAGGCAGCTGGCAGCAGCAGAGGATGAGAAAAAGACACTGAACTCTCTCCTCCGCATGGCCATCCAGCAGAAATTGGCCTTGACCCAGCGCCTAGAGGATCTGGAGTTTGACCATGAGCAGACCCACCGTGGCCGCAGCGCAAAAGTGCCCAAGATAAAAAGCAGCCCGCCCAAAGTAAGTGGTAGAGCCTTCCTTACGGCTCCCTCCAGCCCAACCAGGTTTCACGGCCCATCCATGATTACCACCCACACCCTGAACACATTCCTGCCCCTCAGTAGTCCTCCCTCTGTAGAGCTAACCACCTATCAGTCCATGTCTGCTACTTCAGACCCTCTTTCTGAAACAATCCAGACCTCAGCTCCAGCTCTGCCTAACTTGGCTTACCCCAGTTTGTGTCTGGGCCACCCACCTTTCCTAACAGAGTCTGAGTGGCTAACCTTAGAGTTCAGCCGATTAATTTATTCAAGACAAGATGTAGGTCAACTCTCCCCATCCTATGGCTCTGCCTCATCGTCTCCTTACCTTCGCCGAAAGCGATGATTCATTCTAAAAGAGCAGCTCTCTGGCACGGCCACACCCAGCACAATATACAATGTGCACACAGTCCCCAGAACCCTCAGGATTAGGCAgaatacagagaggaggaaaaactggTTTCATGTGTCTATGGTTTGGATGCGTGCAGCAGGAAGAAGGAACTCAGGTCTGCATTTAAGGTTTAACAAAAGTTGGACTGCTTAAAGTTTTCAAATGCACACCCTTCCAAAGTAAATATCAGCAAACTTTCTCTTCATCTGACAGCACAATAATAAATGACAGATCATATACGGCTCTCTTTCAGTGTGAGAAACGTTTCAAAGTGAAAACCAAGCAAGAAATGACTGCAGGATTTGCTTCAGGATTCAGTGACTTGCAGCACCTCCCTGTGGCAGATTCAGTGTACTACACtgtttccatatttattttatttccatatattttaacatgtaaTTTACCAAATGAATGCTTATATGCCTAAGAAAATAAcaatttgaaatatatatagatgtatatatGTTCCAGGACTATTTTTCTCCCAATTAATCAATGCATGCAAGTCTTTTCATTCTGTCAAAGAGCATTTGACTGGATTAAATTGTGTTACACTGTCTATCCGTAGTAAGGGAAACCCTTACAGTCTATGGGAAAAACCAGTCAGACCTCCTCTCTGTGCCTCGGCCTTCTCTTGGATTGtacttttctttgcttttcccccTATTCTCTGCCAGAAATGCCCCTTCttaccaccagatggcagtTTCCAATCACATTTCTATTCTCTTTCCTGTCAAATGAACttacccatctctctctcccttattCTATATCAGGTAAGTGTTCACTGGGTATGACTGGTGTGGACTTAAAAGGGATTGGGTTGTTCAGCATAAGCCCTTGTCTGTTCTTCTCTGTTTTGTGCTTTACAAATCAATACAGTATTGGATtttcatgtctctgtgtgtgtttgtgtgtgtgtttgtgtcaataACTCCATGACACTGTCTCTTAAGGgggtttgtgttttgcagtccAGAGACTGGTCCTGTCAGGGTGGTCAGATGAGACTGGTTTGCAATATTTGCTGCATTCACATGTGGGCAAGCATATACTATAACTCACATGCAAAGGAATATGTCAGTTAGATTCTATTCACCCTGGCTTCAAGTATTTGACTCTGTTTCTTCTGATCTTTTTCTGTTGctcatctttttctcttttctctcagaCATCTCTATTCAACTACACTGTGAAATGTGGATTTGCATAACAAAAGGAGAATTCACATTTCCTCCCCAAGATAAACCAAACCAAGTTAAGATACAAAATATAAAGTACAAATAGGCAGAATTATAAATTTATATGGATAACATCAGTCAGAGCAAACGTAGCAGTCAGCATCTTTGTCCCTGACAAGGCCTTACCCTGTCTTGTCccttctgttttctctgtccTATTGTCTAACCCTCAGTGTCACCACTCTGTATATCTGTCTAATTTATCAGTTTCTTGTAGATTGTCAGCAGCCTGCTGCATCGTCACTCTCCCCACAACTAAGGCGAGGGAGAGCCTCCCTAGCCCTAAGGTAACACGCTGTTGAACCAGCTAGTAGTAGGTTCATGgactgactatctatctatctatctatctatctatctatctatctatctatctatctatctatctatctatctatctaaactgCATCTAATCACATCCTATATAAACTATGCATAGACTTTTTCCATTCTTGTTATAGATTGACACCTGCATCTAGAAGATAAATAATCTTGCATGCTCTCACTTAACACACTTCATCTTTACATATACATTAACTATTTATGCACCGATTATGAAACCTTTGAAACCACTGTATGAAtgataaatacttaaataaggAAGTGAAGGGATTGTGTTTCACTTTGCACTTACAGTGGTTTTGCATGCTATTGCTGTATACAGTTCCAGTCAAAAGCTTGGACACGCCTTCCTATTcccttgaataaaaaaagacatttgactggtactgtgtaTCTAtcaactctcttttttttacttgcaatttaaaaacatgattttaaaggTTCAAAGGTTAAATCTCAACTTTGGATGTGGCTTTAGTTGTCTCTCTCTTATAGACTGTCTTCACAGCATACATTTATCATACTGTAGCAGAAAAACCATAGGTGTAACAGTAACGATGGAAGCCATGCCAGTGACactgtttacacctggcattaacatggGTCTCAGGTGACCTGATCACAGAACCACTCAAACTACTTGCTGAGGTGGTCTCAGGTGCAAATTAGCAAATTATTGAAAGAATGCAGATGAGCACAGATGTAAATGGTTGGAGTAATCTAAACAGTTAGAATAGTCTGTACATGTATATTAgttcttgaaacatttttaatagcTCTTAACTCTTTAGGCCACGCTAAAGCACATCTGGCGCTTGTCTGACGTGATAACTGTGTGTGGCCCTCTAGCAGAAGTGATGTAGGCAGCAACGAAATCTGAACACAAGCAGTCAGCTCGAGACACATAATAGAAACAGGTATGAACAGAAATGtgtccacttgtgatcggaTGCCCAGAGATGcattttaatgccaggtgtaaacagggccAATATGTACAAGGACAGGGATTGGGACCTCCAGCTAGTCAGCTTTAGTGACACCTGTGTTTGACAAATCTAAgaaatatcataaatatttatattagcTTATATTAGCTTAAGAAGTGTATTCAGTCATGTGTCCATTGCTGCTGACAGATCTGAG
Coding sequences within it:
- the bicd1a gene encoding protein bicaudal D homolog 1, with product MAAGVGCGESVDQYRAEVERLTQELAEANREKIRAAECGLVVLEENQTLKQKYADLETEQDTLRKELEQLQEAFGQAYTNQRKVAEDGESNEETLLQESASKEAYYMGRLLELQTELTLSRSVASNAQSENERLNILVQDLRESNEMLELQRSRMREEIKEYKFRETRLLQDYTELEEENITLQKLVSTLKQSQVEYEGLKHEIKVLEEETVLLNSQLEDALRLKEISDGQLEEALDALKSEREHKNNLRKELAHHISLTDSVYGAGAHLALTVTGVEGLKFPEETNGTNGTNGSAIPTANGNNEDSNRRNGHLHTGTALAKMNGDYRPGRKGEGLHPVPDLFSELNLSEIQKLKQQLLQVECEKTALLINLQESQTQLQHTQGALTEQNERVHRLTERVNAMKRLNEDKELADPQESEKPDGGSLSPPTNGHHDPDIHGFEILECKYKVAVTEVIDLKAELKALKEKYNQAVEGQGDSHSDDRVQTLNEQVTHLERSCREGREKVASLEAELRAASSTATESQGMLNTAQDELVTFSEELAQLYHHVCLCNNETPNRVMLDYYRQSRVTRSGSLKGSDDPRALLSPRLARRLAAASAACSSESPRSPMDSPSKDAHNSDTPTNTVDSPAYQGSPTRNSMGSPVISISPCPSPVPSETGGDLRKEPMNIYNLNAIIRDQIKHLQRAVDRSLQLSRQRAAARELAPMLDKDKESCMEEILKLKSLLSTKREQIATLRLVLKANKQTAEVALANLKSKYENEKAMVTETMMKLRNELKALKEDAATFSSLRAMFATRCDEYVTQLDEMQRQLAAAEDEKKTLNSLLRMAIQQKLALTQRLEDLEFDHEQTHRGRSAKVPKIKSSPPKFLVDCQQPAASSLSPQLRRGRASLALSPKFVAELQGRQAVLSNSSPLSPCDPCNCLAQQPQPPGT